The following are from one region of the Paenibacillus sp. JZ16 genome:
- a CDS encoding ABC transporter ATP-binding protein — protein MAILEANQIHKSYGNKFNKQEVLKGIDIRVDKGEFVSIMGASGSGKTTLLNVLSSIDKVSLGSIKIEGKEFTGLKEKELAEFRKHHLGFIFQEYNLLDTLTVKENVLLPLSIKKVSKKEADQKFQRIATELGIYELKDKYPNQISGGQKQRTSAARAFIHDPSIIFADEPTGALDSKSASDLLNKLSELNQKIDSTIIMVTHDPVAASYCTRVVFIKDGQIYTQLNKGEQSRQAFFNDIIKTQGVLGGVQNEH, from the coding sequence TTGGCAATTCTTGAAGCAAACCAAATTCATAAAAGCTACGGCAACAAATTCAATAAACAGGAAGTGCTGAAGGGTATCGATATCCGCGTGGATAAAGGCGAGTTCGTCAGCATCATGGGCGCGTCGGGTTCAGGTAAAACCACGCTGCTGAACGTGCTCTCCTCGATCGATAAAGTGAGCCTCGGCAGCATCAAGATCGAGGGTAAGGAGTTTACGGGCCTGAAGGAGAAGGAGCTGGCGGAGTTCCGGAAGCACCATCTGGGTTTTATTTTTCAGGAGTACAACCTGCTGGATACATTAACCGTCAAGGAAAACGTGCTGCTGCCGCTCTCCATTAAGAAAGTCTCGAAAAAAGAAGCGGATCAGAAATTCCAGCGCATCGCGACCGAGCTTGGCATCTACGAACTCAAGGATAAATATCCGAACCAAATCTCCGGGGGACAGAAGCAGCGAACCTCCGCGGCTCGCGCATTTATCCATGATCCCAGCATTATTTTTGCCGATGAGCCGACGGGCGCGCTGGACTCGAAGTCCGCTTCCGATCTGTTGAACAAGCTAAGCGAATTAAATCAGAAGATCGATTCCACGATCATCATGGTTACCCATGATCCCGTGGCCGCCAGCTATTGCACCCGGGTCGTCTTCATTAAGGATGGACAGATCTATACCCAGCTGAACAAGGGTGAGCAGTCCCGGCAGGCCTTCTTCAATGACATCATCAAAACTCAGGGCGTGCTAGGCGGTGTTCAGAATGAACATTAA